One region of Armigeres subalbatus isolate Guangzhou_Male chromosome 3, GZ_Asu_2, whole genome shotgun sequence genomic DNA includes:
- the LOC134223214 gene encoding uncharacterized protein LOC134223214, which yields MLKFVLILMCTAIPMQGQIQIHDLNKNPIAIIPLGKAKIKNGYVRIIQPINLSQLHDIIVKFDELIKNNVYNNQLYKLLENRNNLLYQTFLKIIPSFSRVKRWDTIGTILKWIAGTPDAEDLHIINKTMNALIDNNNQQTYINENINYRIKHLNQAVNELVDLDFKSTQQHAIEINLLTILLNLNAAQHQLEVLEDAILLAKNGIPSSQLLTMKDYLRIKQFLEHQNIHVKSFEDLLSKSSTQVAMNNTHVMYMLKVPQFSSEIYSYEYVSPLILNGSRIHIKSNYLINNNSHLRILTTMPRGLRKFYM from the exons ATGCTTAAGTTTGTTTT AATTTTGATGTGTACTGCAATTCCTATGCAAggacaaatacaaatacatgatttaaataaaaaccCAATAGCCATAATACCTCTAGGGaaagcaaaaattaaaaatggatACGTGAGAATAATACAACCCATTAATTTATCACAACTACATGACATAATTGTAAAATTTGAcgaattgataaaaaataatgtATACAATAATCAGCTTTACAAATTATTGGAAAATAGAAACAATCTGTTGTATCAaacctttttgaaaattataccatCGTTCAGTCGAGTGAAACGTTGGGACACAATTGGAACGATTTTAAAATGGATTGCTGGAACACCTGATGCCGAGGATCTCCACATCATCAACAAAACCATGAATGCCCTAATTGACAATAACAATCAGCAAACCTACATCAATGAAAATATCAACTACCGAATTAAACATCTAAATCAAGCCGTCAACGAATTAGTAGACTTGGATTTCAAATCAACACAACAACATGCAATTGAAATCAACCTCCTCACAATTTTGCTAAATCTTAACGCCGCTCAACATCAACTAGAAGTGCTAGAAGATGCTATTTTACTTGCAAAAAATGGAATCCCTAGTAGTCAACTCTTAACTATGAAGGACTACTTAAGAATTAAACAGTTCCTCGAACACCAAAATATCCACGTAAAATCCTTTGAAGACTTATTAAGTAAATCAAGTACACAGGTCGCAATGAATAATACACACGTTATGTACATGTTAAAAGTTCCACAGTTCTCAAGTGAAATCTACAGTTATGAGTATGTTAGTCCACTCATTTTAAATGGAAGTCGAATCCACATCAAGTCGAACTATCTTATCAACAATAATTCACATCTTCGAATCCTCACAACCATGCCAAGAGGACtcagaaaattttatatgtga